A window of the Xenopus laevis strain J_2021 chromosome 9_10L, Xenopus_laevis_v10.1, whole genome shotgun sequence genome harbors these coding sequences:
- the LOC108701976 gene encoding nuclear factor 7, ovary — protein sequence MSQKAREENTSESQAVDYSEEPQPIIKRDTTGVIDQVKKMLKEDEEEKDQVMQQLTCLQQQVWEAFEECEKKLRAITLTADTNNQLLSEYFQDMYHFLQNQTEVSLKSTENLEAKLTDLSLAVAKLLEEVTIKKPKRKHIPTFMERVKVFTAQLKEMETMKGLLEGCVSPLQIHEWRGLRHVMKPAPDPLQFDPDSANPYLNLSTDLRQVKLQLCAEERKDRTYCFEPGLYVLALPGFKSDAHYWEVDVGRKSNWIIGTVMRSVERKGERELSPKNGYFVLCKQQDGEYYGTGSSPLNLKTSPIRIGVCLDLIRGRLAFYDADTTHLIYELHCPLHEELFALFCPGVPTRVEDWCPMKLCS from the exons ATGTCCCAGAAGGCAAGAGAAGAGAACACTAGCGAATCACAAGCTGTGGATTATTCTGAAGAACCCCAGCCCATAATAAAG AGAGACACAACAGGGGTAATTGATCAAGTGAAGAAAATGCTAAAAGAGGATGAAGAGGAAAAGGACCAAGTGATGCAACAACTCACGTGTCTTCAGCAACAAGTGTGGGAGGCCTTCGAAGAGTGTGAAAAGAAATTAAGGGCAATAACCCTGACAGCAGATACAAACAATCAGTTACTAAGCGAATACTTCCAGGATATGTATCACTTCCTGCAAAACCAAACAGAGGTTTCCCTAAAGTCTACTGAAAACTTGGAGGCCAAACTCACAGATTTGTCGTTGGCAGTCGCAAAACTGTTGGAGGAAGTTACAATCAAGAAGCCAAAAAGGAAACATATTCCCACATTTATGGAGAGAGTAAAAGTATTTACAGCTCAGTTAAAAGAAATGGAGACAATGAAGGGCTTGCTTGAAGGATGTGTTTCCCCTCTACAAATCCACGAGTGGAGAGGGTTAAGACATGTCATGAAACCAGCGCCAGATCCATTACAGTTTGACCCAGACAGCGCCAACCCTTATTTGAACCTATCGACAGATCTAAGGCAAGTGAAACTACAACTCTGTGCCGAGGAGAGGAAAGACAGAACGTATTGTTTTGAACCAGGACTGTATGTACTGGCGCTGCCCGGGTTTAAGTCTGACGCGCATTACTGGGAGGTGGATGTTGGGCGCAAGAGTAACTGGATCATTGGCACCGTCATGAGGTCAGTGGAACGCAAGGGAGAACGGGAACTGAGCCCAAAGAACGGCTACTTTGTTCTGTGTAAGCAACAAGATGGGGAATATTATGGCACTGGGTCTTCGCCTTTGAATCTGAAGACGTCTCCCATTAGAATTGGGGTGTGTTTGGACTTAATCAGGGGTCGCTTGGCATTCTATGATGCTGATACCACACACTTGATCTATGAGCTTCACTGTCCTCTCCATGAAGAACTCTTTGCTCTGTTCTGCCCGGGGGTGCCGACGAGAGTGGAAGACTGGTGCCCAATGAAATTGTGTTCTTAA